DNA sequence from the Cercospora beticola chromosome 8, complete sequence genome:
CTCATCATACTCATCGAGGTCTGCCACCTCCTGCGGCAATGGCATTACCCGAGCCAGCCAGACCTGGACCATCAACTGCTCTGAGCTCTCAGTTGGGCGCTATACCGGAACCTCCAAGGCAATGGGCAGGTCAAGAAGACCAGATGCGCAATTGGCTCGCCGCAAAGGCAGAGGAGGACAAGCGaaagcaggaagaggagaagacgagGCAGGAAACGCTTCGGCTTGAGCAACGAAGAATCGAGTCGGAAATGTTGCGAGAGTCATTACGAGCTGGTGTGCCGCCTGCCATGGTACCGATGATCTATGCTGGCATAGGAGGTGGGAACCTATTCAACATCAGCATGGACTGGTTACAACAATATGCCGGCCAACTGCAagtctcgcagcagcaattgcaACAGGCTTCGCCAGACATGCGAAGAGATGGGAGATTGGTTGGTCCACCAGCTCCAGCAAACTATCCAGGAGGTCAACAACCTCAGGTCCTCACTGGCCAACCAACGAATGaaccacaaccaccaccagGTCCGTTGCAGACGACCTTCCCCGCGTATCAACCTGCACCTGCACCAGCcagacagcagcaacagcagcagcatgtgtCTGTCCCACGATCAGCAACCCATACCCAACTTCCTAAGCTTACCACGAACGAGATGTACGTTCACCAACCGCCTGCGCCCTCTGTCACCTCCCATCCTCTGCAACAAAGCCAGACGGTCCAGCAGGAACAGGCcacatcgtcgccatccaTCTATTTTCACCATTGGGTGCCTCCCCAAGAAGCAAAGTCGAATCAGCAGCCACAGACCCCGGCAAATAAGAACGAACCGAGCTCAGCACACCCAGGATCCAGTCTGCGCGAAGATTACAAGGAGTCACCACGAAAGCGAAAAGCCCCAGGCGAACACCAACCCAACCCTCCACCCCCAGTCGGCCCACAGTATACGTCGCCATCCTTCTCGAACACGTCGAGCGGATCTCGGCAAGGTGGTCGTGGACATGCCCGCACCCGAAGTAACGCGTCGTGGAGCCGCGAAACCGACAGTAGGCCCGAAAGTTCTTCCAACCGGCGAGACGAGCCACCACCATCGATACCAAAACGAGATTCtggccagcaagaagagatTGGCAGCAGTCAAGGCGGCGGGGACGAGCCGCCACAGGGTCAGGCATCGTATGCAAAGGACGAACCCTCGAGGGGCCCTTCGGCGGCGCCCTCTGTCGCCGCTACGGATCTGTCGCGTTTCCGGGAAGCGCATCCAGCAGAACCGCGACCAGGGTCGAGCTGACATCGGGCGTGCCCAAACGCAAATGGCCTTGCACAAGTCCAGAGACGACTTGTCAATTCTATTCTGGCGGCCTGTCCGTGACGAGCGATCCCGATACCTACAGTGTAGGTTCCAAATATATTCGGCATCATAGTTTTTGCATTCTGAGGTTATAAACGAGGTGGCGAAGCAGTCAGGATGACTTCGGATTCGAGATTCGAGTCGGTTTGCCCTTTCGCATGCACATATTTGTCTGCATACTTTTAGGATGTTCCAGGTCAGATACCCCTACACTTTGGTCGATGCCAAGTCGGCTTGCGTGATTGTCGTGTCGTTGCTGCGTTCAAGCGCTTTCTTCTATGGCACGAGGGATCACTTTACTCAGATAGTCAGCAGACGTCGCGGGGCGGCGCAGGTCGAGGAAACTTGTCGACTGCTGGTGTTCTTATCGGTAGAGATTGGCTATGTAGATGCCATGAGATGGCAACAAGAAATCTGAATTCAATCTTGATGACACGAAGTCTTTATCTCTGCGCACATGGGTTCCAAAGTTACGTCCAGATGAGCAGATTGCGACGACGTGACGACGATGTGAAGtcgcaggaggagaaggaagtgcGATCGTCGACGGATGTCACTGCCTCCGCTGTGGCTTCCGCCCGTTGCGCATATACAGATGTAACTCCGCTGCCTATTGGCGGTGTTTTAGATCCGCTCTCCCCAATATCGCTTGGCGCGGACCTGGATCCCAGACGTGCCTCGGCGAGAATGCGAACCAACGAATCGAGCTTGCGTTGACACTTTTGCGTGAGAGGAACCCCGCTGTTGGCCAGAGGTCGGTTGGTGATGCTTGTGCGGACAGTCGCAGGACTGTATGCAAGCGTCTGGAAGGGAGCAACAAGATGCGGCAGAACCGGCCTGCTGAGATGGACAACGACTGCAGGACAACGGCCTGCCTGTGGTGGCATCAACGCTGAGCAACAAGGACGAATACCACTTGTGCACCACCGCCCTGCATCAAGCTCCTCGTCGACGCGATGGAAAAGCCGTCAGGGAAGAGATGCATACGCACGAGAAGCCAAAGTCGCAGGCCTGAAGTCTCGCGCAGCATTCAAACTCCTGGAGATCAATGAGAAGTACAGGATCTTCCGCAAAGGAGATACGGTCGTTGACCTGGGCTTTGCGCCAGGCAGTTGGAGTCAGGTCGCCGTCAACAGAACCAGTCCAGGGGGAAGAGTCGTCGGAATAGACATCATACCCGCACAACCTCCTCGAGGCGCAAACGCTCTACAAGGCAACTTCCTCAGCGCTGAGATTCGCGAAGAAGTCCGCAAATTCGTCAGCGATCCCAATCGAGGCCGGGTCAGGAGCAGGACGATTGTTGAAGATGAGGTCACAGAGGAGGATCTACAAGAAGGGAATCGCGGGCTCGTGGAGCTGGAGAGACATGCGGCtctggaagagaagaagttgaaacAAATACCGAAAGATGATATGAGCCAGAAGGAATTGGATCTCACAGAGGGACGAGTGGTCAATGTGGTGTTGAGTGACATGTCAGAACCCTGGCCTTTGGTGTCCTCTTCATGGATTCGGAGCGTGTCTAATCCGTATCTCAGGCTCATGAACACCAGCGGAATCGCAGCTCGAGATCATGGCGGTAGTATGGTAAGCACAAAGCCTTCAGACCTTCATCGAGCCTTCATCAATAACTAACTTGACCATCTAACAGGATCTCTGCATGGCAGCCCTAACATTCTGCTTGGACACCCTCGCAACAGGCGGAAACTTCATCTGCAAATTCTACACCGGATCCGAAGACCAAGCCATGGAACTCCGCCTCAAAAAGCTCTTCGAAAAGGTCCACCGTATCAAACCCGACTCCACTCGCAAAGAGAGCAAAGAAGCCTACTTCGTGGCCTTACGCCGCAAAGCCACTGCGAAGCGAGAAGAGGTTCTTGAGGAAGGCTGAACCGCTACCGTACCCTCGAAACGCCTCGCCAGAccctagaactatagttcCCTCTTCGCTACCAACAACTGTGAACAAATACGACAGCAGGCTGAAGCGATGGAAGTACGAGTTTCCCCGGCTTGGTATCAACTATCGCTGCAAGCCATCGTATGAGGCTTTTTGTGTAGGCGAGGACATCATCCTTCGCTTCGACAACACGATCATCAACTTGGCGATGCAATCGCTTTGACCGGCAAAGACGGTAGAATAATCCATCTATCATACTTCCGAATGTGCATCTCTTGCACGAACGCCTTCGGCGCGCCACTGATGTCAAAGTGGCTGCCCGGCGTGGAAGGCCTTACCGCAAAGGAAGAAGCTACACTTTCCCAAAGAAGAGTAAAAGATAGTCGCCCGAAACCAGATCGGAACAACGTGAGATGGCATCATCGCTCAAAAAGCACATGGCGTCTGCGTGGCAGAAAGTGTCTCTTGATTGTCGGACACATTTAGCGTCCGCGTTACGTGAACTTGGCGACTTGCAGTTTCGATGAACAACTTCGAAATCGCTACGTTTGAGCTGGAAACTCCGGAAAACTAATAGAGAGTGATTAGAAGTCATTAAGGGCAGTGCCAAAATCCCCACCCCCCTGCAGAGGTTTCCTATAGGTGCAGAAAGGAAGTAACTATCAACTTGAGGTTTAAGATTTTGTGGCGTCACTTCCCGTGTCCGACAATCAAGACAAACTTGGCAGAAAGTAATATTTCCCGTATCGATGGTGGCTTGGCGAAGAACTACTGAACCAACGCCACGTCCAAATTCAAACAGTTTTCCCACCGCTCATGACTCTCAAAGTCATCGGCAGAGAGTCCGAAGATCTTCACGTGGCTTCGACCAAAAGAGACGCGATCGTTTCAAGCCATTCCTTCTACTGAACCTACACATCCCGATTTGATCAGCGTCTGGACTTCAACAAGAGAAGCCCTCTGTAACACCCACCGGGCTTGGCTACAGCCTCAATATTGAGCCCTTCGCTACACATCGAACTTCATTCTGACCTCGCTTACAGCGTTCGTTCGAGGAGAATCGTGAAACAGACAGATCTGATGAATGCAGTATCGACTGAGCCTAGGCTAGTGAGAAGCGACCTGACTGACTATCTGTTCAGAGATAGTAATGCCCCCTGACCATCTCTTTCACGACCAAAGAATGTTCTGCTTGGAGAATGAGCAGTCGCAGGTCCAACATTTCTCTCAATCTGCTCCTTCACGTTTCTGCTTCCAGGACTCTGACACCTCGGACTTCCCTCCCGCAATTCCTCAACTGTTCAGGCGGAGTCGAGCGTCAGCATCTCTTCAGAGTCGACTTCGGGAGACGGCGGTAGCTCATTCCCTCCAGCCCCTCCGCTCTCAAGCACCTTGCATCTCGCCGCAAGCCTCGTGATCTCTGCATCCTTTTCCGCAAGCTGCCTCCGATGACATTGCACAAGTTTGTCCACAATTGCTTCCTAAGCATTTTTCAACTTGAATAGTGGGTCCCAGTGGTCTGCTACTTGTAACACGGGGTCCATGCGAAACTCGGGGCTGACGTCGTCGTCCAACTTCTCGCTCCGACACTTTTCCATGGCCCGGGCATGTTCTCCGCAAAGTGTGAGAAGACTTGTGTTGTTTTGCTGGAAAATTGCCGCCCAATTATCGAGTTGTTGCGTCAGGTTTGCGTTGTTCTTCTCACTTTCCTGAAGGCGATGCTCGAGCCCAGGCGCTGCATTGTTGGACCGTTGAACCGCCTGTAGGATTATGTTGTTCTGATTGACCAGCTGCTCAAAGAGCTGTATAGAAACGCCGATAGCTCTTTGCTCGAGCCCGGCGCACTTGATCTGCAAGCTTTGTTTGACCTGCTCGAGGTTCTCGATCTGTGCACCTTGCTCCTGCGTGAGCCACGAATATCGTTTGCCTTGCAATTCGGTTTGCGTCCTCAACTCGTTGAGTTGTTTTTCGAGGTCCGAGATCCTTTCCGCTGGAGTCTGTTCGTTCTGACTAGCGATGCCGCGGTAGTGGCCTTGCATCGGATTTGCTTGGAATTGTCCATGTTGTTCTTGCATCGGCTGTGCTTGACTCTGTTGATGTTGACGCGGAGGTTGCAAAGTCAGTTGGAGCTGACCATGTTGGCCTGCGATCTCTTGCGCTGCATCTTGCAACGCCGCCCAGTCCTACTGCTCGTCCATGCTGCGAATCGTGGCGTTCGAAGTGATTGTTGAGATGGTGTTCTGCGATATTGATGACTGCTTGCAAACATTACTCGcaataagaagaaagaaacAGGGTCAGCTTGAGTCTCGGGCACACCTGCGCCATGGCAACCATTCTCAGACGCAACTACCTTCACTTTCTGCAGCTCCAGACTAAATGCACTCGCGTAATGGTCAAAGCTCTCGCCTCCCGCGTTAAGTCGATGCTTCTCTCGACCGGCCTTGCTCGTTGATCACTTCCACGTCCACCATTCTGTCAGCAGGTTGCGAAGGGCATAAAGTCAATGGCTGACTGGTGACAGCGTTTTATCCTTCAGTGTGATCTGAATATGTCGAAGCGTGTGTGAGCCATCGCGCTCGGTTTGTGTCCAGCAAGCATGTCTCCCAGTCCATGGTCTTCGAACATTCGACGCAACTCGACAACCGACTTGCCAACGACAACAGAGCTTCAGGGCAGCAAGCACTTTCTACAATTGTGCTCATGCCGGTCTCGAACAGAGCCATGATTTGTGTCCCGCCAAGCTTCCGGTCTCAAGTCATCGCGCCTGGAAGCTCAAATCAAACCAATATTCCTCATGTTGATTTCGATCTGAGCAGTCTGCTGTAGCCGTCGTCGCTGCTCGGGCGTCAtattctgctgcagctcatATGCCCGTATCCTAGCGTACCGATACTCTCGATGTCTCTCCAGCTCCCTGGCGTACTCGACTGAGATCTCGTCCCCACTGATGTCGCGCCTCACGGGGAGACGAAAGCCTATAGGGCTGAGTGCGCGAATGCCGGCCATCGAGTTGAGATCAACGTTCGGTGCTGACAGAGAATGATGTCTGATGATCCGCTCGAGTGCTCGGCGCTGACTACGCACTTGTCGCTCAGTAAGATGGAGGCCATTCGCAGCCAACGTGCGTTGCAGCTCCTGGACATCTGGCTCATCTCCATGTCCGAGCATGGTGACCACAGAAGTCGTCGACTCGTTCTGCTGTATCGTAGGCATAGCTTCGGCCGGGCGAGAAATGTGCCTTTCACGTGTAAGCTGCGCGCGTTCCACATCATCCGTCCAGTACCGCATCGCTTCTCTGGGCTGGGGTTGCGAAGCTCTCTGAGCCATGCGTCGGCGAAGACGATTTCGACGAATATGAGGAGAGGGGTCGAGCTACCAGATCTGTCAGTTCCCATCATCTTCGCTCCGAGATTGGCATAATTGAGACCTACATTCAGTCTGCAGTCCAGAATTCCGGCGCCGCACAGGCAATAAAGGAGTATCGCGCTGACCGCACAGTACACGAGGAGCATGCAGGCCGCCACGAAATACCAGTCGACACTGGGCTGAGAGCCCGAAGATGTCCCAGCGCTCGACACTTGTAATTCTGGTGGGGGCATCGTGCTAGTCGGAATCTGCGGTGTTGGGTGAGGGAAGGACATCGTTGTGTTGGCGGTCGCGGTGTTGGTTGGCCATGAAGTGAGTGGAATTGGCGTCAAGTACATGGTCGACATGGCTTTTCGCCGTTCACCAGTGGCGGTGTGCCCAATAACTTGAAGTGTGGCACGCGTTGTGGCTATGAGGCAAACGGCGAGAACTGCTGCAGCGGGTCGTTGCCGTTAGAGTTTCTGCAGGTAAGCGCGGGTGAATGTGAAGGCAGGAAGGAGCAGACAATAACCGTCACGTTAAGTCGACACTTCGCTAAATGTTAAAAGAGACTGTACGAACCATCTCGCTAGAAATCCTTGCTCGAAACCATTATTCGTGCTCGTATGCATATCTTCGCAGATGCTCGTCGTCCACGGCGTGAATTCCTAGGTAGAGACGCGAACAGATCACGACGATTCTGTCCATGGCAAGGAGAATGTGCCGACCCAGTCTTCGACCTCACGCCTGAGCTCCAAGATCTCGAcgacctcctcgccctctttCACGTACTCCTTGAAAGCGTTGACGCTGCCTGGGTTCTTACGCCCGCTCTTCTCCGCAGCTTCCTTCGCCTTGGCGTCCACGCTCTTCGTGATGTTCACGGCTCGGTGGACGATATCCGCCACTCGCTTAAAGTCTGCAGCCTGGAATCCACGAGTTGTCATCGCTGGAGTACCCATGCGAAGACCTCCGGGCTTCAGGGCGCTCTTGTCGCCAGGTACGGTGTTCTTATTTGCTGCGCAGCCAACAAGCTCCAAGATACGCTCCACTCGTGCTCCGTCAATGGCCTTATCCTTCAGGTCGACCAGGACCAAGTGATTGTCGGTGCCACCGGAGACAATGTTGTAGCCCAGGCCACCAGATTCCTTGTCGCTACCGAGACGTTTCGCGAGGGCTTGGGCGTTCTCAAGCACCTGCTGTTGATACTCTTTGAACTCTGGCTGCTGTGCTTGATGCAGAGCGACCGCGAGAGCCGTGATAGTATGGTTGTGTGGTCCACCTTGATGTCCTGGGAACACCGAAGCATTGATGGGGTTCTCGAGGTCGTACAGCAGCTCTTTACCCTTTTTGTCCACACTTCGCACACCCTTTCGGAAGAAGATCATTGCTCCTCGAGGCCCTCTCAAACTCTTgtgcgtggtggtggtaaCAATGTCGGCGTAATCGAACGGCGAAGGTACAACACCTGCAGCGACAAGTCCTGAAATGTGGGCCATGTCTGCCAGCAAGTATGCGCCCACCTTGTCCGCGATCTTTCTGAATCTGTCGTAGTCGATCAATCTGCTATACGCGCTCGTTCCTGCAATGATGATCTTCGGTCGGTACAGCAATGCCTGCTCTTCAAGCTTGTCATAATCGATCAAGCCGGTGCTCTCGTCGAGTCGGTAGGGGAAGGTCTCAAAGTATTTGGAGATCATCGAGATCTTCTTGTTAGGTATTTGGTAGCCGTGAGAAAGGTGGCCGCCGTGTGGAAGGTCGAGGCCCATGATACGATCGTGGGTATTGAGGAGCGCTGAATAGGCGTAGAGGTTGGCAGGCGAGCCAGAAAGAGGCTGTACATTCACACCCCATTTGTCGTTCTCCAAGCGGAATGTTTGCAGAGCTCGGTTCTGGCACAGGATTTCCGCCTCGTCGATGAACTCATTTCCACCATAGTATCGTGCTCCCGGGTATCCTTCCGAGTACTTATTTTGCATCACACTTCCTAGCGCATCCAACACAGCCTGGCTCGTGAAGTTCTCTGAGGGGATCAGGTTGATGAAGTGTTTCTGCCGCCTCTTTTCCTTGCGAATAATCTCAAACACCGTCGAATCGGCCTCCTCGAGGTTTGCGGACAGCAGCTATACGATTTATTAGTCACGTTTGATGATTGGCAGGGCGCTGTATGCCTGCGAGAGAAGGAATGGCCGGGCATCTCCCACTCGGATCTGCCTCTAGACTCTGACCCAGCAGGTGAGGATGATTCGGCATGTTGCATACCTTTTGCTGTCCCTCTGTGGACAATGCCCGCCACGCTGGCGCATTTGCGAATGACTGGGTCGCTGCAGGACGCTTGCATGCGCGGCATAGTATACTTCCAGAGGACCTGGCAGATGTCCGAATGGAGGCCATGGCGGAGATACGTGACCTAGGGAAGCTGCATAAACCAGACGCGATCGATGTGTGGTATGCAGGCGAAGTCGAGCTCTTTCACATTCAAGAAAGCGGCTATTGCGGGGAGCTATAACAAGGGTACAGGCGGCTCACCACACATGAAGGATACAAGATTTCACTTGTGACGAACGATTGGGTAAAAGTGTTGGCCTCGCTGCAGCTCCAAGAGGCACTGTTGGAGATGTCTTGGGGATTGATTTGCCTCGTAGAGGATTTCTCGATTGCAAAGATGAGTCGGG
Encoded proteins:
- the CBS2 gene encoding Cytochrome B translational activator protein cbs2 — encoded protein: MASIRTSARSSGSILCRACKRPAATQSFANAPAWRALSTEGQQKLLSANLEEADSTVFEIIRKEKRRQKHFINLIPSENFTSQAVLDALGSVMQNKYSEGYPGARYYGGNEFIDEAEILCQNRALQTFRLENDKWGVNVQPLSGSPANLYAYSALLNTHDRIMGLDLPHGGHLSHGYQIPNKKISMISKYFETFPYRLDESTGLIDYDKLEEQALLYRPKIIIAGTSAYSRLIDYDRFRKIADKVGAYLLADMAHISGLVAAGVVPSPFDYADIVTTTTHKSLRGPRGAMIFFRKGVRSVDKKGKELLYDLENPINASVFPGHQGGPHNHTITALAVALHQAQQPEFKEYQQQVLENAQALAKRLGSDKESGGLGYNIVSGGTDNHLVLVDLKDKAIDGARVERILELVGCAANKNTVPGDKSALKPGGLRMGTPAMTTRGFQAADFKRVADIVHRAVNITKSVDAKAKEAAEKSGRKNPGSVNAFKEYVKEGEEVVEILELRREVEDWVGTFSLPWTESS